One stretch of Roseimicrobium sp. ORNL1 DNA includes these proteins:
- the fabG gene encoding 3-oxoacyl-ACP reductase FabG has translation MAGAAASILITGGNGGLGLALGEAFLKADEGNRVWLGVRSRKDKAEALAAGHADRCHIVPLDVTSNEQWTAAVETITQASGRLDVLVNNAGHHEDALLATMTDAQWNEVLQSNLTGTFLGCRAVTRTMMGQRFGRIVNISSLSALMSPAGQANYAAAKAGMVGLTQSYAKEVARAGITVNAVCPGYIDTEALSGMDEEQKRAAIQRIPMRRLGKPEEVAAAVLFLASAQASYITGATLKIDGGIL, from the coding sequence ATGGCAGGAGCAGCAGCATCGATACTCATCACCGGCGGGAATGGCGGACTTGGTCTCGCCTTGGGTGAAGCCTTTCTGAAAGCAGATGAAGGAAATCGTGTGTGGCTCGGCGTGCGTTCACGAAAGGACAAAGCCGAAGCCCTCGCTGCCGGCCACGCCGACCGCTGCCACATCGTACCGCTGGACGTGACCAGCAACGAGCAGTGGACCGCCGCTGTCGAGACCATCACCCAGGCCAGCGGCAGGCTCGATGTGCTGGTAAACAACGCCGGCCACCATGAAGATGCCCTGCTCGCCACGATGACGGATGCGCAATGGAACGAGGTGCTGCAGAGCAATCTCACCGGCACCTTCCTCGGCTGCCGGGCCGTCACGCGCACCATGATGGGCCAGCGATTCGGCCGCATCGTCAACATCTCCTCTCTCAGCGCCCTGATGTCCCCCGCAGGCCAGGCCAACTACGCCGCCGCCAAGGCCGGCATGGTGGGCCTCACGCAGAGCTATGCCAAGGAAGTGGCGCGCGCCGGCATCACGGTGAATGCCGTCTGCCCGGGCTACATCGACACCGAGGCACTCTCCGGCATGGATGAGGAACAGAAGCGCGCCGCCATCCAGCGGATTCCCATGCGCCGCCTCGGGAAGCCGGAAGAGGTGGCTGCGGCCGTGCTTTTCCTTGCATCGGCGCAGGCTTCGTATATCACCGGGGCCACTCTCAAAATCGACGGCGGCATCCTCTAG
- a CDS encoding acyl carrier protein, which translates to MADLDAIKLQIKQAMVEELMLPQSAEEITDDALIFSPQGLGLDSVDALQLVVALEKRFGLKLPDAAAARETLRSVETIAEAVAAKA; encoded by the coding sequence ATGGCAGACCTCGACGCGATCAAGTTGCAGATCAAACAAGCGATGGTGGAAGAGTTGATGCTCCCCCAGTCCGCCGAGGAGATTACCGATGACGCGCTCATCTTCAGCCCCCAAGGTCTGGGACTCGATAGCGTGGACGCCCTGCAACTCGTCGTGGCCCTGGAAAAGCGCTTCGGCCTGAAGCTCCCGGACGCCGCAGCAGCGCGTGAAACACTGCGCTCCGTGGAGACCATCGCGGAAGCGGTGGCGGCGAAGGCTTGA
- a CDS encoding helicase C-terminal domain-containing protein, whose translation MIHLASDAESTPSQTLLDRMAQAFSQEGVLAKSPDFEYRPQQQRMAKIVGKALETTRAVVIEAATGVGKSLAYLLPSVIFALENKRKAIITTHTINLQEQLIQKDLPIVQKLAPRSFRAELLKGRGNYLCPQRLERSLKGAPDLFTSSEQAELQLIWEWSQKTQDGSLSDLTFTPTPKVWSLVCSEAHVCTPRRCGSSRCFYQAVRRRMGEADVLVMNHSLFFSMLSSAEETLPEDANFLFPNDFLIVDEAHTIENVASRAYGLAVSESNIRFELQRLYNPKTRKGYFPHQGDSVGSRAVTDAMDAADIFFRAVEASSVFTHQQAREFRVREPGLVEDSLSVPLHRVMERARAAGDAASSENSRLELHDLARRLIALRQSIATFLDQSEEDHVYWVERNQGDVRHSMTLRSAPIDVSRQLGTLFFRGDRPCILTSATLGTGGKDGLEYFKKRVGADTTVGVSIASPFDFEKQMKLYLVKSIPPPGSKDHEAALPKWISHFLDISKGRAFVLFTSFAQMTRVAEEMEEYFEDRGWTLLVQGKLLSRSKLLEEFRKDTHSVLFGTESFWTGVDVPGEALSNVIITKLPFAVPDHPLTAARLEHIEENGGNSFMEYSVPEAILKLRQGIGRLIRSKRDSGICAILDNRVLTKPYGRTFLSALPQCPVEVVG comes from the coding sequence ATGATTCACCTCGCCTCGGACGCTGAAAGCACCCCCAGCCAGACACTGCTGGACCGTATGGCGCAGGCGTTTTCACAGGAAGGCGTGCTCGCCAAGTCGCCGGACTTCGAATACCGCCCGCAGCAGCAGCGCATGGCGAAGATTGTGGGGAAGGCGCTCGAAACGACACGCGCGGTGGTCATCGAGGCAGCCACGGGCGTAGGCAAGTCGCTCGCGTATCTGCTGCCTTCCGTGATCTTCGCCCTGGAGAACAAGCGCAAGGCCATCATCACCACCCACACGATCAACCTGCAGGAGCAGCTCATCCAGAAAGACCTGCCTATCGTGCAGAAGCTGGCGCCACGCAGCTTCCGTGCGGAGCTGCTGAAGGGCAGGGGAAACTATTTGTGCCCGCAGCGCCTGGAGCGTTCCCTCAAGGGCGCGCCGGATCTCTTCACCAGCAGCGAGCAGGCGGAACTCCAGCTCATCTGGGAGTGGAGCCAGAAGACGCAGGATGGCAGCCTCAGCGATCTCACGTTCACGCCCACGCCGAAGGTGTGGTCGCTCGTGTGCAGTGAGGCGCATGTGTGCACACCGAGGCGCTGTGGATCCTCGCGCTGCTTTTATCAGGCCGTGCGGCGTCGCATGGGAGAGGCGGATGTGCTCGTGATGAATCACTCGCTCTTCTTCTCCATGCTGTCTTCAGCTGAGGAGACATTGCCGGAGGATGCGAACTTCCTTTTCCCGAATGACTTCCTCATCGTGGATGAAGCGCACACGATCGAGAATGTCGCGTCTCGTGCCTATGGACTGGCGGTTTCCGAGAGCAACATCCGCTTCGAACTGCAGCGCCTCTACAATCCCAAGACGCGCAAGGGTTACTTCCCGCATCAGGGTGACTCCGTCGGCTCGCGTGCGGTGACGGATGCGATGGATGCGGCGGACATTTTCTTCCGTGCGGTGGAGGCGTCGAGTGTGTTCACGCACCAGCAAGCGCGTGAGTTCCGCGTGCGCGAGCCCGGCCTGGTGGAGGACTCGCTGAGTGTGCCGCTGCATCGCGTGATGGAGCGTGCTCGTGCTGCGGGAGATGCCGCCTCCAGCGAGAATTCACGGCTGGAACTGCACGACCTCGCACGCCGTCTCATCGCGCTGCGCCAGAGCATCGCAACCTTCCTGGATCAGAGCGAAGAAGACCACGTGTACTGGGTGGAGCGGAATCAGGGGGACGTGCGTCACTCCATGACATTGCGGAGCGCGCCCATCGACGTGAGCCGGCAGCTCGGCACGCTCTTCTTCCGCGGGGACCGGCCGTGCATTCTTACCAGCGCTACCTTGGGCACGGGTGGGAAAGATGGGCTCGAGTATTTCAAGAAACGCGTGGGTGCGGACACCACGGTGGGCGTGAGCATTGCGAGTCCCTTCGACTTCGAGAAGCAGATGAAGCTCTACCTCGTGAAGAGCATCCCGCCTCCCGGATCCAAGGATCACGAGGCGGCTCTGCCAAAGTGGATCAGCCATTTCCTGGACATCTCCAAGGGGCGCGCGTTTGTGCTCTTCACCAGCTTCGCCCAGATGACCCGTGTGGCGGAGGAGATGGAGGAGTACTTCGAGGACCGCGGCTGGACCCTGCTTGTGCAGGGCAAGCTGCTCTCCCGCTCAAAACTGCTGGAGGAGTTCCGCAAGGACACCCACAGCGTGCTCTTTGGCACGGAGAGTTTCTGGACCGGCGTGGACGTGCCCGGTGAAGCGCTGAGCAATGTCATCATCACGAAGTTGCCCTTCGCCGTGCCAGATCACCCGCTGACCGCAGCGCGACTGGAGCACATCGAGGAGAACGGCGGCAACTCCTTCATGGAGTACTCCGTGCCTGAGGCGATTTTGAAACTGCGCCAGGGCATCGGCCGACTCATCCGCTCGAAGAGGGACAGCGGCATCTGTGCGATCCTCGACAACCGAGTGCTCACGAAGCCGTACGGGCGCACCTTCCTGAGCGCGCTTCCGCAGTGCCCTGTGGAAGTGGTGGGATGA
- a CDS encoding NfeD family protein, which translates to MNALPRRFRPLLLLWVPVLASAALSLMLKAQSPEPAPAPPTPAATTPAKPESTPAEAPKPTEPAKAEPKPTAKTESPATAKPADTPNPTATTTAAPAAPEAQKTEKDKAPVAVTPPRPAPTGPAKPTSLPEDGPYKGKIVVIPVGKEDLINPARFEFMTRTLKRATDQRAEAVIFNLDTPGGLAWDTATLIMGDLQKLGCRSAAFVNPRAISAGALIALATDSIYMSPRSAIGAATPVNGGGQEMGEAERAKMNSAFMAMARSAAVAKGYNPGVVDAMIDKDVGLKIGDKEVWPKGSIMTLDQYQATAVYDGKPLLAKGIVNDINEVIAREGLKGEVVTAEPKGFELIAIWITQYAAILLLIGLAAGYLEMQSPGLGIPAVIATIAFGLFFFGHFVAGSLVGYETVVVFVIGVALIVVELFVFPGHILPGLLGLACLFGALIYTMAGWDITVPDGKTFPVRFDDYAAALWNLAVAFGGAIAIILLLMRFFPTSGPFAWLVLKSAVGGEQVAIEGQGQVKASAISPGMTGTARSALRPYGHVDFNGTQLEAMVVGDYLPFGTEVRVLEIQGGKIVVERV; encoded by the coding sequence ATGAATGCGCTTCCCCGCCGCTTCCGTCCGCTTCTTCTCCTGTGGGTTCCCGTCCTCGCGAGCGCCGCTCTCTCGCTGATGCTCAAGGCGCAATCGCCAGAGCCCGCTCCCGCCCCGCCGACACCTGCGGCAACGACACCTGCCAAGCCGGAATCGACTCCCGCCGAAGCTCCGAAGCCGACCGAGCCTGCCAAAGCTGAGCCCAAGCCCACGGCCAAAACGGAGTCGCCCGCGACGGCAAAACCCGCGGACACGCCGAACCCCACGGCAACAACTACTGCGGCCCCTGCCGCTCCAGAAGCCCAAAAAACAGAGAAAGACAAAGCGCCGGTCGCTGTCACCCCACCGCGACCCGCTCCCACTGGACCCGCCAAGCCGACCTCGCTGCCGGAAGACGGTCCGTACAAGGGCAAGATTGTCGTCATCCCTGTAGGAAAAGAAGACCTCATCAATCCGGCGAGATTTGAGTTCATGACCCGCACCTTGAAGCGCGCCACGGATCAGCGTGCCGAGGCCGTCATCTTCAACCTCGATACTCCGGGAGGACTGGCCTGGGATACCGCTACTCTCATTATGGGGGATCTGCAGAAACTGGGCTGCCGCAGTGCTGCCTTCGTGAACCCACGCGCCATCTCCGCCGGTGCCCTGATCGCTCTCGCCACGGACTCCATCTACATGAGCCCGCGCAGCGCTATTGGCGCAGCCACTCCTGTCAACGGTGGAGGACAGGAAATGGGCGAAGCGGAACGTGCCAAGATGAACTCCGCCTTCATGGCCATGGCACGCTCCGCTGCCGTGGCAAAGGGATACAATCCCGGTGTAGTCGACGCGATGATCGACAAGGACGTGGGCCTGAAAATCGGTGACAAGGAAGTCTGGCCGAAGGGCTCCATCATGACCCTCGACCAGTATCAGGCGACGGCGGTCTATGATGGCAAGCCCCTGCTCGCGAAGGGCATTGTGAATGACATCAATGAAGTGATCGCCAGGGAAGGGCTGAAGGGAGAAGTGGTCACCGCGGAGCCGAAGGGCTTTGAACTCATCGCCATCTGGATCACGCAGTACGCTGCCATCCTCCTGCTCATCGGCCTCGCCGCGGGGTATCTGGAGATGCAGAGCCCGGGGCTCGGCATTCCTGCGGTGATTGCCACCATCGCCTTCGGTCTCTTTTTCTTCGGTCACTTCGTGGCGGGCAGCCTGGTCGGATATGAGACCGTGGTGGTGTTTGTCATCGGCGTAGCGTTGATTGTCGTCGAACTCTTCGTATTCCCCGGGCACATCCTGCCTGGGTTACTGGGACTCGCGTGCCTCTTTGGCGCGCTCATCTACACCATGGCCGGATGGGACATCACCGTTCCTGACGGCAAGACCTTCCCCGTGAGGTTCGACGACTACGCAGCCGCGCTGTGGAACCTCGCCGTCGCGTTTGGCGGAGCGATTGCCATCATCCTTTTGCTCATGCGTTTCTTCCCCACCTCTGGTCCCTTCGCATGGCTCGTGTTGAAATCCGCCGTGGGTGGCGAACAGGTGGCCATCGAAGGCCAAGGCCAGGTCAAAGCCTCCGCCATC